TTTTTTGACTGCGGCTGCATGCCTCCGGTCCGTGTTTCGGCAGACATTCGGCCTTTGTGCCTGATTATTCGTTTGCCTCCTCAATCCCTTCCTCGATCCTCTCGCGCGCCTCATGACCGTCGTCCACCTCGGGTTTCGGACGCCCCTGCCCTTGCCGCTCAGGTTCGAAGCTCAAAACAGCCAGAATGGGAAAATGATCGGAGCCGAACCCGGGCAGGACACGCAGCTCGATGAGGCGAAAGTGGTCAGAATGGAAAACATGGTCGAGGGGCCAGCGCAGGAAAGGGTAACGGGCGTGAAAGGTGCTGTATCGGCCGCGACCGATGCGGGGGTCGAGAAGGCCGCTGATCCGCTGAAAAAGGCGCGTGGTATGCGACCAGGCCACGTCGTTCAAGTCCCCGGCGACGATTACCGGGCGCCTCAGGCCCTCCACCTTCTTCCCCACCAGCAGCAGTTCGGCATCACGGGGAGCGGAGGATTCACTCTCCTGGGGAGTCGGCGGCTCCGGGTGCACCCCCCACAGGTCGATGCGGTCTCCCGAAGGAAGGCGGACCTGCACCTGAAAGGAAGGGATATCTTGCTGCAAGAGGAAGTGGATCTTCTTCTCTGTGAGTTCGTAACGGGAGTAAAGAAGCATGCCGTAGGTATTGTCGAGGGGATAAGCCAGGGAGTAGGGAAAATCGGCTTCCAGGGGGCGCAAGCGCTCTTCCCACCATCGGTCCGGCTCCACGACCAGAAGCAG
This genomic interval from Desulfuromonas sp. TF contains the following:
- a CDS encoding endonuclease/exonuclease/phosphatase family protein, which encodes MLAAAAKGFLLLLGWLVIVGTALPLLRTTVWWVRIFDFPRAQVFILGAVVLVLYVLFNRPLHSAGFFFLLVLTATLLYQGWRIYPYTLLAEEQVHGANPERPEATVRLLVANVLMSNRNDAGFRRLIAEEQPDLLLVVEPDRWWEERLRPLEADFPYSLAYPLDNTYGMLLYSRYELTEKKIHFLLQQDIPSFQVQVRLPSGDRIDLWGVHPEPPTPQESESSAPRDAELLLVGKKVEGLRRPVIVAGDLNDVAWSHTTRLFQRISGLLDPRIGRGRYSTFHARYPFLRWPLDHVFHSDHFRLIELRVLPGFGSDHFPILAVLSFEPERQGQGRPKPEVDDGHEARERIEEGIEEANE